A window from Parambassis ranga chromosome 13, fParRan2.1, whole genome shotgun sequence encodes these proteins:
- the eml2 gene encoding echinoderm microtubule-associated protein-like 2 isoform X1 has product MADDTVSASSNMDMEDRVSHLEQRLQLQEDEIQLLKAALADALRRLGCCEEQSQAPQPGGARGGRRPLATTASAAPTKVRQLLQALPSRPLSNGYIQQKRLLSSPSSPKKEVLQSIKRKSMSTERLTLVRREMGAESRSRTTSSSSSSGGKSKSKECTFNAEDGYVRMFLRGRPVTMHIPDQQRESYSLDQKVAVPDHKLKLQWVYGYRGRDCRSNLYLLPTGEIVYFNASVVVLYNTEEQQQRHYLGHNDDVKCLSVHPDMVTIATGQVAGNAKDGRLLAPHIRVWDSVSLNTLHVLGMGVFDRAVTCVSFSKSNGGSFLCAVDDANDHILSVWNWQKEKQLADVKCSNDSVLGAVFHPMDTNLIVTCGKSHINFWTMEGNTLTKRQGLFEKHEKPKYVLCVAFAENGDAITGDSSGNIYIWAKGGNRISQVLSGAHEGGIFSICVLKDGTMVSGGGKDRKVVLWDRDYRKQAEMEVGDSFGPVRALTEGKPGELFIGTTKNAIIRGAFPDTLTPIVQGHTDELWGLDIHPSMEQFVTCSQDKQVHLWDTNSHQPLWSKTIEDPGRSVGFHPSGAVLAVGTMTGRWLVLDTDTRDLVSMHTDGNEIISNVKYSPDGNFLAVASHDNFVYIYAVTENGRKYSRAGKCTGHSSFVTHLDWSKDSQYLVTNSGDYEILFWEASNGKHVTNMDTVRNLEWATYTCTLGFNVFGIWPDGADGTDINAVCRSHDGSLLASADDFGKVHLFSFPSSQPRAPSHEYGGHSSHVTNVAFLHDDSHLLSTGGKDTSILQWVVA; this is encoded by the exons ACGACCGCCTCAGCAGCACCTACCAAAG TGCGTCAGCTCCTGCAGGCTCTTCCATCCAGACCTCTGAGTAATGGTTACATTCAACAGAAAcggctcctctcctccccttcaTCTCCAAAGAAAGAGGTGCTGCAGTCCATTAAGAG AAAGAGTATGTCCACAGAGCGCCTCACGCTGGTGAGGAGAGAGATGGGCGCAGAGAGTCGGAGTCGAaccacctcctccagcagctcctccggTGGCAAAAG CAAATCCAAAGAATGCACCTTCAATGCAG AGGACGGCTATGTGAGGATGTTCCTGCGCGGCCGGCCCGTCACCATGCACATCCCCGACCAGCAGAGGGAGAGTTACAGCCTGGACCAGAAGGTGGCGGTGCCTGACCACAAGCTCAAGCTGCAGTGGGT GTACGGCTACCGAGGCCGAGACTGCCGCTCCAACCTGTACCTGCTGCCCACAGGGGAGATCGTATACTTCAACGCCTCGGTGGTGGTGCTATACAACacggaggagcagcagcagaggcactACCTAGGCCACAACGATGATGTCAAATG cCTGAGTGTGCATCCTGACATGGTTACCATAGCAACGGGACAAGTGGCTGGAAACGCTAAAGATGGAAGG CTGCTGGCTCCTCACATTCGTGTCTGGGACTCCGTGAGCCTCAACACGCTGCATGTGCTCGGGATGGGAGTGTTTGACAGAGCGGTCACCTGCGTCTCCTTCTCCAAGTCG AACGGTGGCAGCTTCCTCTGCGCCGTGGACGATGCCAACGATCACATCTTGTCTGTGTGGAACTGGCAGAAGGAGAAGCAGCTGGCTGATGTTAAG TGCTCCAATGACTCTGTGCTGGGGGCTGTGTTCCATCCCATGGACACCAACCTAATTGTCACCTGTGGAAAATCTCACATCAACTTCTGGACCATGGAGGGAAACACGCTCACCAAGAGACAGGGCCTGTTTGAG AAACATGAGAAACCAaagtatgtgttgtgtgtggcGTTTGCTGAGAATGGAGACGCCATCACCGGAGACTCTAGTGGGAACATCTACATCTGGGCCAAAG GAGGTAACCGCATCAGCCAGGTGCTGTCAGGCGCTCATGAGGGTGGCATTTTCTCCATTTGTGTCCTGAAGGACGGCACCATGGTgtcaggaggagggaaggacCGCAAGGTGGTGCTGTGGGACCGGGACTACAGGAAGCAGGCTGAGATGGAG GTGGGAGACTCCTTTGGCCCAGTTCGGGCTCTGACTGAAGGTAAACCAGGAGAACTCTTCATCGGAACGACCAAGAACGCCATCATCAGAGGCGCCTTCCCCGACACATTAACTCCTATTGTACAG GGTCACACAGACGAGCTGTGGGGTCTGGACATCCATCCCTCCATGGAGCAGTTTGTTACCTGCTCACAGGACAAACAGGTTCACCTCTGGGACAccaactcccatcagcccctctGGAGCAAGACCATCGAG GATCCAGGCAGGTCTGTAGGCTTCCATCCCAGCGGGGCCGTTCTGGCTGTGGGGACCATGACTGGGAG gtggtTGGTGCTGGACACTGACACCCGGGATCTTGTTTCTATGCATACTGACGGCAACGAGATCATTTCCAACGTCAAGTACTCTCCAG ATGGAAACTTCCTGGCTGTTGCTTCCCATGACAACTTTGTTTACATCTACGCTGTGACGGAGAACGGCCGGAAGTACAGCCGCGCGGGGAAATGCACC gGCCACTCCAGCTTCGTCACCCATCTGGACTGGTCAAAAGACAGCCAGTACCTCGTCACCAACTCAGGAGACTATGAGATCCTCTTCT GGGAGGCATCTAATGGTAAACATGTGACCAACATGGACACAGTGCGCAACCTGGAGTGGGCCACTTACACCTGCACTCTGGGCTTCAACGTCTTCG GAATTTGGCCGGATGGAGCAGACGGCACAGACATCAACGCCGTGTGCAGGTCACATGATGGATCCCTGCTGGCCTCTGCTGATGACTTCGGCAAAGTGCACTTGTTCTCTTTCCCCAGTTCTCAACCAAGG GCTCCAAGCCACGAGTACGGTGGCCACAGCAGTCACGTGACCAACGTTGCCTTCCTGCATGATGATAGTCACCTGCTCTCCACCGGCGGGAAAGACACCAGCATCCTGCAGTGGGTGGTTGCCTAG
- the eml2 gene encoding echinoderm microtubule-associated protein-like 2 isoform X2, which produces MKRSSSKSKECTFNAEDGYVRMFLRGRPVTMHIPDQQRESYSLDQKVAVPDHKLKLQWVYGYRGRDCRSNLYLLPTGEIVYFNASVVVLYNTEEQQQRHYLGHNDDVKCLSVHPDMVTIATGQVAGNAKDGRLLAPHIRVWDSVSLNTLHVLGMGVFDRAVTCVSFSKSNGGSFLCAVDDANDHILSVWNWQKEKQLADVKCSNDSVLGAVFHPMDTNLIVTCGKSHINFWTMEGNTLTKRQGLFEKHEKPKYVLCVAFAENGDAITGDSSGNIYIWAKGGNRISQVLSGAHEGGIFSICVLKDGTMVSGGGKDRKVVLWDRDYRKQAEMEVGDSFGPVRALTEGKPGELFIGTTKNAIIRGAFPDTLTPIVQGHTDELWGLDIHPSMEQFVTCSQDKQVHLWDTNSHQPLWSKTIEDPGRSVGFHPSGAVLAVGTMTGRWLVLDTDTRDLVSMHTDGNEIISNVKYSPDGNFLAVASHDNFVYIYAVTENGRKYSRAGKCTGHSSFVTHLDWSKDSQYLVTNSGDYEILFWEASNGKHVTNMDTVRNLEWATYTCTLGFNVFGIWPDGADGTDINAVCRSHDGSLLASADDFGKVHLFSFPSSQPRAPSHEYGGHSSHVTNVAFLHDDSHLLSTGGKDTSILQWVVA; this is translated from the exons ATGAAGAGGTCTTCCAG CAAATCCAAAGAATGCACCTTCAATGCAG AGGACGGCTATGTGAGGATGTTCCTGCGCGGCCGGCCCGTCACCATGCACATCCCCGACCAGCAGAGGGAGAGTTACAGCCTGGACCAGAAGGTGGCGGTGCCTGACCACAAGCTCAAGCTGCAGTGGGT GTACGGCTACCGAGGCCGAGACTGCCGCTCCAACCTGTACCTGCTGCCCACAGGGGAGATCGTATACTTCAACGCCTCGGTGGTGGTGCTATACAACacggaggagcagcagcagaggcactACCTAGGCCACAACGATGATGTCAAATG cCTGAGTGTGCATCCTGACATGGTTACCATAGCAACGGGACAAGTGGCTGGAAACGCTAAAGATGGAAGG CTGCTGGCTCCTCACATTCGTGTCTGGGACTCCGTGAGCCTCAACACGCTGCATGTGCTCGGGATGGGAGTGTTTGACAGAGCGGTCACCTGCGTCTCCTTCTCCAAGTCG AACGGTGGCAGCTTCCTCTGCGCCGTGGACGATGCCAACGATCACATCTTGTCTGTGTGGAACTGGCAGAAGGAGAAGCAGCTGGCTGATGTTAAG TGCTCCAATGACTCTGTGCTGGGGGCTGTGTTCCATCCCATGGACACCAACCTAATTGTCACCTGTGGAAAATCTCACATCAACTTCTGGACCATGGAGGGAAACACGCTCACCAAGAGACAGGGCCTGTTTGAG AAACATGAGAAACCAaagtatgtgttgtgtgtggcGTTTGCTGAGAATGGAGACGCCATCACCGGAGACTCTAGTGGGAACATCTACATCTGGGCCAAAG GAGGTAACCGCATCAGCCAGGTGCTGTCAGGCGCTCATGAGGGTGGCATTTTCTCCATTTGTGTCCTGAAGGACGGCACCATGGTgtcaggaggagggaaggacCGCAAGGTGGTGCTGTGGGACCGGGACTACAGGAAGCAGGCTGAGATGGAG GTGGGAGACTCCTTTGGCCCAGTTCGGGCTCTGACTGAAGGTAAACCAGGAGAACTCTTCATCGGAACGACCAAGAACGCCATCATCAGAGGCGCCTTCCCCGACACATTAACTCCTATTGTACAG GGTCACACAGACGAGCTGTGGGGTCTGGACATCCATCCCTCCATGGAGCAGTTTGTTACCTGCTCACAGGACAAACAGGTTCACCTCTGGGACAccaactcccatcagcccctctGGAGCAAGACCATCGAG GATCCAGGCAGGTCTGTAGGCTTCCATCCCAGCGGGGCCGTTCTGGCTGTGGGGACCATGACTGGGAG gtggtTGGTGCTGGACACTGACACCCGGGATCTTGTTTCTATGCATACTGACGGCAACGAGATCATTTCCAACGTCAAGTACTCTCCAG ATGGAAACTTCCTGGCTGTTGCTTCCCATGACAACTTTGTTTACATCTACGCTGTGACGGAGAACGGCCGGAAGTACAGCCGCGCGGGGAAATGCACC gGCCACTCCAGCTTCGTCACCCATCTGGACTGGTCAAAAGACAGCCAGTACCTCGTCACCAACTCAGGAGACTATGAGATCCTCTTCT GGGAGGCATCTAATGGTAAACATGTGACCAACATGGACACAGTGCGCAACCTGGAGTGGGCCACTTACACCTGCACTCTGGGCTTCAACGTCTTCG GAATTTGGCCGGATGGAGCAGACGGCACAGACATCAACGCCGTGTGCAGGTCACATGATGGATCCCTGCTGGCCTCTGCTGATGACTTCGGCAAAGTGCACTTGTTCTCTTTCCCCAGTTCTCAACCAAGG GCTCCAAGCCACGAGTACGGTGGCCACAGCAGTCACGTGACCAACGTTGCCTTCCTGCATGATGATAGTCACCTGCTCTCCACCGGCGGGAAAGACACCAGCATCCTGCAGTGGGTGGTTGCCTAG